Below is a genomic region from Papilio machaon chromosome 11, ilPapMach1.1, whole genome shotgun sequence.
tttgtcgattgGGTCATAAATACTTAAtcgcaaaattttattttaggccCCCTAAATACACTCATCTGAAAAAACGGGATCTACCATGTAGTTATGATATAGTCAGCCAATCAATCAGTTAGTTAATCAGTAGTCAGTCAGTCGGGCAGTCAGTCAGTTAGTTAATCGGTCAGTTAATCAGTCAATCAGTCAGTGTATACTCACGCTAGCGAGTCGTGCGGCAACAGCGCCAGCAGCAGCTGACAGCCGTTGACGACGGCGTGCCGGCGGAGAGCAGCGGGCGAGGTGAACATGCATTGCAGCACCAGACGTACGCACTCCTCGGACCGCAGGCGAGACACCAACGTCCATGATGTCAGCGGCCTGAGGAGTCAAGTATTTAATGCTTTAAAGGGAGTCACAACCACACCAACGGAAATCGGTGTCACAGTCACAAATGGCAGAAGAGCACAGTTAGTCgcttagtgaaaaaaaattgtgtgttTTGTCTAACACCTCTTCTAATTAAAAAGATCTTGCTTAGAACATAAATGCTGCgtagaaaaaaactttaaatgtgGCTGAaggaaaaattgaaaacattaccAAGTATACCTATTCTTCTAGTTTTCTTAGATTAGGCACACTCACAATAGAGTACTTTTTTTACTCTATTGTGAGTGTGCCTCGCaatagagtaaaaaaaatattacaagtgtCAAATATTTCTACTGTGCAACTTACTTGGCCATCGTGCCCTGAGGTGCGCAAGCGCCGAGCAGCAGGTCGCACAACAACGCCGCCGCGTTGGCTGACGCTCGCCCCGCTTCCGCTATACGTCTCTTGCTTATATTGGATTCCTCTTCTGATGACTTTATGTCTAAAGTTAGACAAAAACTTTGTCAAAactattagttttaatttgtccAAATAAATGAAACAGAATTGGATCAGTCCAATGAGATTTTATCCCAATAAATGACCAAAAAATTTTCACACTAAATGATTTAAGaaagatgttaaaaaaacaacaaaaattttataaaaacagaatATTACCTTTCGCAGCATCATTTTCCTCTTTTCCTTCATCTTTATGGTTCATTTCCACTTTCTCGCTGGTCTCCTGTTGGCCCTTTTCAGTTTGCTCAGGCGATCTCTCCGAGCCATCGGCCATAGTAACTGGTCTTATTTCTTCAGGCTCATATGTACCACAGACTATGTGTATCAGACTCTCGAGAAACTGATTTTCTTCCAAccacttaaatataaaataaaataagattgtACTTATAGTAGGGTGCTATGTCACAACACAAGAATAATCTAGCCAAATAACAATTTACTGAGCTGTCAACAAGCTTATTTGAACCAGATAAGGCGCTATTATTGCagttagttctgtcagaaaatatatataacctaCTTAGGCACGGAAAATGccataaaagaataaaatataaattgatagaATAGTACTAGTAAGCTGTCATAATATAGGTTCAAAGaactattaataatagtattaaataatggtGGAATagtctataattaaaaacaactgtCATCACAGTTGGAAGTAGGTTCCATAGAGAAGTTATTTACTTTACCTTTTCCCAAATTTAACTCCAGACATCTATctcaaaacatatatttttacactaaAAGAGACTCTCCAAGTGACTTTTGAAATGGCAGttaagaaataacatttactaaACTTACctccaaaataattttattaaaaggatCATCAAGTCtaataaagtatttgaaaatgtCCGCAATAGTTGATGTTGAAATATGTCGTAAAAGGTTTGGCAAGAAATCACGTcttgatttgaaaaaatccAGAACTCTGAGGCACACAATATGGTAGAGATACCAAtcctgaaacaaataaaaaacaactaacTGAAACTTCGTTTCTAggatttatgtaaaaatatgttacttcTCTCAACCTCTGTATGAGAATGACTATCattcaaagatatataataaactagctgtcgcccgcgactccgtccgcgcgcagttaaaaaaaaaatgaaaaatagatgttggccgattctcagacctactgaacatgctcacaaaatttcatgagaatcggtcaagccgtttcggaggagtacgggaacgaaaactgtgacacgagaattttatatattagataaataaataaataaataaaataaatggaatGAAGCAATACTTGGtactaatatgtaaaattaaattaaaagtaaacaacacATCTACAACTGTAGATGTCCATTGGCAGTAGTCGCTTTATTATTTCAgagaattcaggtggccgtaccttttgccaccttataataataagaaaaaaaagtagaacAATATGCTGTCTAACACAAATTATCGACATAAAATACCTGTTTAGGACTTTTCTCAAGCAACATCTCTATAGTTTTACTAAAGTATGACGCAAGTAAAGGATTTAACGGTGGGTCCTTGTTGACAAAGTCGCAGAGCCTGTTCATCTGCACTGCATCCATGGAGAGACGGTCACTCAGCATCATTAGCTGACTGGTGAGGACCTCACTTGCAATGTGCGCATGGCGATACTGGGATGCCAAGTCTACATTTTTGGGTGGCTCTTCTGTGATCAGTGTTACCAGTTCTGCTAGTATTTCTGATTTTGTTAAACTggaatgttaaaaatgttcacaGTCTCTAAATCTATCGTTTAAAGTTAtgattacttattttgttgtttaatttgatttgttgTATCCTTTAAATATGtgtaaactttattttgttataaaaattataactttaaatgaaatgatCACATAATGATCTAGTATTCCCACTTCATTGTACAAGCATAAAGGTTAggtcataaatatattaaaagaggCTTACAAGAGCATCAGCGCCTTATTGTCGGCCTTACATTCCTGCAGTATATCATCCGCCTCTAACACCTGAGTCAGTGTTACATTctacaacaaaataatgtccaTTTTAAATGCTACAAAATGTATACACACTTCACTAACACATAATTATGTATTCCAACAACACTTTTCAGCATGATAAACTTGCTATAAACACTATAACAACACCCATATTTCGATTCAAACTTATTTGTACATCCTTTCATAACCATGAATTCCTGTATAATAATACGCACCTCCTCTTTAAGGAGATTGTTTAACTCTCTAACAACGATAAAGTTTCCGCtccaaaacataattaaaagtaataagtacaatttaaattattctagaTCCATAGAAAACTTCGTATTGTACAAATTTTAGCGTTTCACCGATAAAAGTGCAACGATCCGTTTTCTGTCTGTCAAACAGCACCAAACTAGTGTTGCcatttcaaagtttttaaattctagaTTTATGAACAAACCATaccatttctttaaaaagtaataggTTTTGAAACAGAAAatgatttacataatatttcaatttcagaTTTTTAGCACCCCAATATTGTTTAACCTTACTTCAAAAAGCAACCAGCTACAGAGTAGCCTTAGCTCCTACAAGAGTAATACCGTCTtctttgataatttattactcATTGGTCGCAGGAGAAGTTAAAGGcgacataaataaattgaaatactgAGAACCCAAAAACTTTAGACACAAAGTGATgggatgaaataaaataatctttttttatatttatcattaatttatttttatgataaatgattaacatacataaacaaattattgtgaCTGCAATAATCGCATTGCAAGTGCTTCAGCTTCTTGAATAGATAAAGAACCAGATATAtctttaagtttctttttctttctagGGGCAACACTATCTTGTGGAATACCTTTGCTCTCAACTAGTTTATGTTTCAAAGgcctgaaattaaaacaaaaagaaatataaatcgtAGTGCACCAATTATcttacattacattacaaatacaCTTTGTAAAATCTGGAAGAATAGTTACCTGTGgtatttttcttcttctgaATCACTATTGTCCTCTGTATGTGACTGATCTTCTTTCTCGCTTCCACTATCTTTTTTGCCATATATTTTATCAGGGTCTGGTAACCACGACAAATCTGGTCCATCAGACTCAGATTGTGATCCAAAGTCATCTTGTTCTTCTGCTTCTTCCTTCTTcttgtttttaagtttacGTTTTTGCTCTTTATGTTTAGCTTTTACCTTTTCTCTAAACCTTATCTTATCATACTTGTCTTCTTCCTTTAAGACCTCTTTTGCTTTCTCTATATCTATTCCACCAACATCTTCATTGATAAACTGTTTGGCTAAGTCTGATTTAACGTCTTTCTTTTCATCTTCTATAGCCTCACCATCTTCTGTGAATTTGACTTGTgtatttactttgattttctttttcagtaattttttaGCGACTGCAGCTTTTGTTAAtggtttctttttctttttagttatATTCTGTTCCTCTTCTTCTATTGGTGGTTTAACATCAACATTAGCTTTCTTTACTTGTAAAAATTCATCCTCTTCACTATCTGCATCATTGTGAAAATCAAATTTAGGCAACTCtttagttagttttttatttttcttttcttgtgGAATAGGCTTTTCCTCTTCATCTGAACTTTGGTCAGTGCCAGCATCATTTTcagcttttgtttttaatttatcaagaaCATCTTCATTTTCCGCATTATCAGATTCCTTTTTGGGTGGATTATATCCTTTTAGGTTTTTATGTAAGAATCTTATCCTTGGAGGGACTATCAAACCTAAAGATCTTGCATAAGCATCAGTATCCAGAAGATGAACattgaatatttctttatttttcatcaaaaatattgatttgacATAACTGACAAATGCTCTTTGGGCAGTTTGTTTAAGTTCAGTGTTATCTGAAAGTAATCCCTCTATTTTTCTTTGAGGAGCTACAACTTTAGACGGGTCTActgctattttattaatgggaatcttactttttttaagATCCTCAACAATTTTCTCTTCATGTGGCAGAAGCATTAAAAGACCTTCGCCTTTGCCAAAAACACCTCTTGCTGTACGTCCCGCtctatgtatatatgtttCAACATCTTCTGGACAGTCCATTTGAATTACCCAATTAACATGAGGAAAATCTAAGCCTCTCGAGGCCAAATCTGTAGCAAATAGAACAACATTTGACTTTCTACAAAATTCATTGTAAATTCTCTCTCTTTTTTCTTGATGTAATGTTCCATACAGAGCTAACAAGCTAACACCAGGCctcaatttacaaaataaatcatatgtGTATTTCACTTGTTTACAAGTGGCCATGAAAACTAGTACTTTTTGCTTTAGATGATTTCTGATGAATGACCATAATATACCAATTTTTTCATCAATCTCACAGACAATGTAACTTTGTTGTAGGGATTCTGGGGTCACCGTTTCAGCTTGTTCGTGAGGAGCAACATAAGTGGGGAAAGATAAACTGAGTCTTGCCAAATCTTTTACAGATTTAGTTTGAGTTGCAGAGAATAATAATGTCTGTCTTTCCTGTGGTAAGTTTTCTATGATTGCATTCATGGTTGTTTCAAATCCCATATCTAAGCATCTATCAGCTTCATCTAATACAAGTATTTGGAGGTGACTACAATCAAATAAAGGGTTTTCATCCATATGTTGCAGCAGTCTGCCTGGTGTGCAGAttagaatattaatttgatccattctttttctttcaaacTTAAGATTTTGGCCACCTATAATCAAACCAGCTGAAAAATCATGCAAACCACCGACTTTTCTTAATGTTTCATAAATCTGGTAAGCTAATTCTCTTGTTGGTGAAATAACTAGTGCGCCAACTCCATCCAGCCGAGTCCATTtcttacaaaacaaattttctaagattggtattaaaaatgctaatgtttTACCGGACCCAGTTTTCGCCGCACCTAAAATATCTTTGCCCTGTAAAGCGTACCCGATGGCTTGTCGTTGTATTTCTGTTGGTGTAACATAATTGTTATCCTTTAATCCTTTTAACGTTTTTTGAGATAGTggaaaatctttaaatgtttttatcgcATCTGGATTTatctgtaacaaataaataaattgaatttttattacaaaaatattgaatccAATAATTATGGAATAGAAACAACGAATGATTGTACCTTATCATATTGAGCCTGCAAATATTGAATTGCTGCATCTTCTTCActgctttttttctttttaggtTTGTACAGCTtgaatttgtcttttttaGACTTTTGCTGCATggctttttcttcttttttattctgtttcaTTGTT
It encodes:
- the LOC106716138 gene encoding probable ATP-dependent RNA helicase DDX10, whose amino-acid sequence is MKQNKKEEKAMQQKSKKDKFKLYKPKKKKSSEEDAAIQYLQAQYDKINPDAIKTFKDFPLSQKTLKGLKDNNYVTPTEIQRQAIGYALQGKDILGAAKTGSGKTLAFLIPILENLFCKKWTRLDGVGALVISPTRELAYQIYETLRKVGGLHDFSAGLIIGGQNLKFERKRMDQINILICTPGRLLQHMDENPLFDCSHLQILVLDEADRCLDMGFETTMNAIIENLPQERQTLLFSATQTKSVKDLARLSLSFPTYVAPHEQAETVTPESLQQSYIVCEIDEKIGILWSFIRNHLKQKVLVFMATCKQVKYTYDLFCKLRPGVSLLALYGTLHQEKRERIYNEFCRKSNVVLFATDLASRGLDFPHVNWVIQMDCPEDVETYIHRAGRTARGVFGKGEGLLMLLPHEEKIVEDLKKSKIPINKIAVDPSKVVAPQRKIEGLLSDNTELKQTAQRAFVSYVKSIFLMKNKEIFNVHLLDTDAYARSLGLIVPPRIRFLHKNLKGYNPPKKESDNAENEDVLDKLKTKAENDAGTDQSSDEEEKPIPQEKKNKKLTKELPKFDFHNDADSEEDEFLQVKKANVDVKPPIEEEEQNITKKKKKPLTKAAVAKKLLKKKIKVNTQVKFTEDGEAIEDEKKDVKSDLAKQFINEDVGGIDIEKAKEVLKEEDKYDKIRFREKVKAKHKEQKRKLKNKKKEEAEEQDDFGSQSESDGPDLSWLPDPDKIYGKKDSGSEKEDQSHTEDNSDSEEEKYHRPLKHKLVESKGIPQDSVAPRKKKKLKDISGSLSIQEAEALAMRLLQSQ